From the Penaeus vannamei isolate JL-2024 chromosome 20, ASM4276789v1, whole genome shotgun sequence genome, the window AACCAGTTGTGCCAGATTAtgggaaaggcagaagaaaaagctCCTTTGATGCATGTAATATctcttatttatatcattatcaccaccgccgtcatcatcattatctttaattttgttatttcctCCTTTCTAAGATATTACTCCATGCGACCAGTTTGTACAATAACAACTGAAATTCTAACCATATTGATCTCTCGAGGACATTGCAACTGCACACCTAGTCACAGGAAGGCATAAATGACGCTTCCTCGTCTTCCGCAGCAGATTAAttggcagtaaaaaaaaaaataataataaaaaaaatcaccctcttctttcatcttattcgattctctctctatttttttttctttttttaaaattatatttgtgtttggttatgatttgttattttaatatgtatatatatatacaaatataaatgtgtttacatttgtgtataacaaaacacacaagtgtatatagacacacatatttgtattgatatgtatatatatacatgtatatgcatatacatacatacatacatacacacacacacacacacacacacacacacacacacacacacacacacacacatatatatatatatatatatatatatatatatatatatatatatatatacccgcacacaaatatacatatattatgtatgcatatatgtgcatgtatgtatataaacatatatgtatacatccatgtatatatgtacacacacacacacacacacacacacacacacacacacacatatatatatatatatatatatatatatatatatatatatatatatatatatatataattgcgtgcgtatgtgtgtacacatacatattttattcGTCTCAGTAGGAAATGCACCTCAATAAATGGAATATGTATGTGCTATACACAGCGATTTTATATAAGATAAAATGTAGTTATTTATTGGGCCTCATTTTCTCACTAAATGTGTTATAAGCTCTACAACTAACAGCTCCTAACTGATAGCCATTACAGGCACACTAGCCACTTTTGTGACAGTGCATAAAACAATGGAAGTAATATATATCCTATGGGTCTAAAAGAGGTAGGGTAGAATTACAGTAAAAGTCAATATATACGATGCTGGGAATGTTTATTCTAACAGGGGTTAAGAGGAGAAAACTTTGAATGTATCATATCATCGGAATatccaaaaaagtttttttttttttaggcagaCTCAGCCTTCTCAGTGCTCTGAGCAGTGGCAGTGGATCCAGCATCAGAGCCACCACCGTCTCTACCCTCAGTGTTGCAGGCAAGGCAAGGCAGCTTCTTCTCAAGGGCAGCTCGGTACTTAGGATGGCTGATGGCGTATACGATGGGGTTGTAGACGGCGTTGGCCTTGGCGAAGACGGAGCCCCAGATGGAGAAAAGAGGTGTAACCATGGGCCTATTGAACATTCCTCCCCAGTTGATGATGAAATAAGGGGTCCATGCCACGAACCACAGGGTGACAGTCATGAGAGCAACCTTGCACAGACGGCACTCAGCAGAGGTCTTCTGGGCTTCCTCGCTTCTCAGAGACTTGACTCCCATCTTCTTAGCTTGTTCTCGCATTCCCTTCTCGTGAGCAGCAACAGCCTTGACGATGAAGGTGTAGCTGTAGATGATGTAGGCAAGAGGGAAAAGATATACCCACACTGAGTAGATGTAGAGATAACTCCTAGAGAGTTCAGTTTCAGTCAGGTAATCAGTACCACATGCAAGCATGTTACCCTCAGGTACATATCGATTCCatccgaagaagggaggaaggcaccaGGCAAGAGTGAAAAGCCAAGTGCCAGCAATCCTCAACATGGCTCCACCAGATGTGAGAGGTTCAGCAGACACTCCCTTGACGATGACGTTGTATCGGTCAGCAGTAATGAAGACCATGGACCAGATGGACACGCAGCCGAAGAAGGAACCCAGGAAGCCGTAGATCTCACAGAAGAATCCTCCGAGAATCCATGTTCCCCAGTAAGCGTTGATCAGAAGAGGAGGAGTCATAGTAAGCATCATGAAGAAGTCGGAGATGGCCAAGTTGACGACCAAGAGATTGGCTGGTGATCGTAGAGCCTTGGTATTCATGAATACCCAGATGACAACAAAGTTACCAGCCAGGGAAAGAGATCCCATGATAACCATCCAAAAGCCAAGAAGCCCATACCAGAGGGGATTCATGGGAGGGAACTGATACCAGTGGGAATGCACCATGTGGAGCATACTTTCTGGCACTGTGTCTACCACTGTATAGTTCCCATAAGGGTTGGTGGATGGAAGGACAGTGTCCTGAGGTGGCTGGTTCCAAGACATCTGCAATTGATTTCACATTTCAGAATCAGTACATTAT encodes:
- the LOC113818625 gene encoding rhodopsin, whose amino-acid sequence is MHRSSVSCRNSGRGVSHRSSSSQKFLRVKRRSFIAKMSWNQPPQDTVLPSTNPYGNYTVVDTVPESMLHMVHSHWYQFPPMNPLWYGLLGFWMVIMGSLSLAGNFVVIWVFMNTKALRSPANLLVVNLAISDFFMMLTMTPPLLINAYWGTWILGGFFCEIYGFLGSFFGCVSIWSMVFITADRYNVIVKGVSAEPLTSGGAMLRIAGTWLFTLAWCLPPFFGWNRYVPEGNMLACGTDYLTETELSRSYLYIYSVWVYLFPLAYIIYSYTFIVKAVAAHEKGMREQAKKMGVKSLRSEEAQKTSAECRLCKVALMTVTLWFVAWTPYFIINWGGMFNRPMVTPLFSIWGSVFAKANAVYNPIVYAISHPKYRAALEKKLPCLACNTEGRDGGGSDAGSTATAQSTEKAESA